A genomic segment from Ciconia boyciana chromosome 5, ASM3463844v1, whole genome shotgun sequence encodes:
- the LOC140651966 gene encoding RIMS-binding protein 3C-like, producing the protein MCDVGGCWWQCLIAIPAAMSRDSVGQGPVACSRPLPRRGLAQKDEHKRQLERLQAELEAEQLRSQELCRHFAAEIRELKEAAERDRQLLAEWLHSKWEQWQAQELQQLQDLNQWQRAVENRQLLRSKEAELHEVQGMLQQQHDDAIHQARDLQQQMAKKLVRGAWSSSEAHSKLQDVLSKLHWETNGKQATCMLCLQEKLLLQRRCFLKCILERFDGKQPTTCNEARAKATAWHHLQTLLGTGAIRPCSLERLMASSSHDGEGQRKTCKSLKDARFQEEGNSMEVLLKAVGQDLVLHCLDSLPQGQTGSGWFVAEVGVQTVGQQEDWLPRSSHSRLLEQNAHLQSARKDLERQCSVLQEENCLLRKASSPEVWEAWERFKQKTVKLGLISKQLQERARQLQTISGATAHPKLH; encoded by the coding sequence ATGTGCGATGTTGGTGGCTGTTGGTGGCAGTGTTTGATTGCCATCCCTGCAGCCATGAGCCGGGACAGTGTGGGACAGGGGCCTGTGGCATGCAGCCGCCCCTTGCCCCGCCGGGGCCTGGCACAAAAGGACGAGCACAAGCGGCAGCTGGAGAGGCTGCAGGCTGAGCTGGAGGCTGAGCAACTCCGCTCCCAAGAGCTGTGCCGCCACTTCGCCGCTGAAATTCGTGAGCTGAAGGAGGCGGCAGAGCGGGACCGGCAGCTCCTGGCTGAATGGCTGCACTCCAAATGGGAGCAGTGGCAGGCACAGGAGCTCCAGCAGTTGCAGGACCTGAACCAGTGGCAGCGGGCAGTGGAGAACCGCCAGCTGCTGCGCTCGAAGGAGGCTGAGCTGCATGAGGTgcaggggatgctgcagcagcagcacgaTGATGCCATCCATCAGGCACgggacctgcagcagcagatggcCAAGAAGCTGGTGAGAGGAGCCTGGAGCAGCAGTGAGGCTCACAGTAAGCTCCAGGATGTCCTCAGCAAGCTGCACTGGGAGACCAATGGTAAGCAGGCCACCTGCATGCTCTGCCTCCAAgagaaactgctgctgcagaggagatgCTTCCTAAAGTGCATCTTGGAGCGGTTCGATGGCAAGCAGCCCACTACCTGCAATGAGGCCAGGGCCAAGGCTACGGCCTGGCACCACCTGCAGACCCTCCTGGGCACTGGGGCCATCAGGCCCTGCTCTTTGGAGAGACTCATGGCATCTTCCTCCCACGATGGAGAAGGGCAGCGGAAAACCTGCAAGAGCTTAAAAGACGCTCGTTTCCAGGAGGAAGGGAACAGCATGGAGGTTTTGCTTAAGGCTGTGGGGCAAGACTTGGTGCTGCACTGCTTGGACTCCCTGCCACAAGGACAGACTGGCAGTGGGTGGTTTGTGGCAGAGGTGGGTGTTCAGACTGTAGGGCAGCAGGAGGACTGGCTGCCTCGTAGCAGTCACAGCAGGCTGTTGGAGCAGAATGCCCACCTCCAGAGTGCCCGGAAGGACCTCGAGAGACAATGCAGTGTCCTGCAAGAGGAGAACTGTCTTCTGAGGAAGGCAAGCTCTCCTGAAGTGTGGGAGGCGTGGGAGAGGTTCAAGCAGAAGACTGTTAAGCTGGGTCTTATTAGCAAGCAGCTGCAAGAAAGAGCCAGGCAACTGCAGACCATCTCTGGTGCCACTGCCCATCCAAAGCTCCACTGA